One part of the Streptomyces ferrugineus genome encodes these proteins:
- a CDS encoding sugar phosphate isomerase/epimerase family protein, with protein MALKLGAYTACLHDRTLTEALDILQENGLTSVEVNTGGFIPSPHCPVDLLLSSATAREEYLATFAHRGMELTGLNCNGNPLNPLPGVGPKHADDLRRTIRLAGLLGIRHVVTMSGTPGSDPDAKYPSWVVNPWDGVYMDVLDYQWGVAVEFWKEIDALARENDVRVAIEMHPHNVVFSPVTLKRLVDEGGLTNVGAEMDPSHLMWQGMDVIAAIKWLGPLVFHAAAKDATLCPGADIRGVRDTSFTRVPADAPDKVPTGYGFWCNAWPENPAWKFVAVGLGNDVPFWTEFLRALAEVDPQMAVNIEHEDAAYSRTEGLALAAKNLHIAAAVL; from the coding sequence ATGGCCCTCAAGCTCGGCGCGTACACCGCCTGTCTGCACGACCGCACCCTCACCGAGGCCCTCGACATCCTCCAGGAGAACGGCCTGACGTCGGTCGAGGTCAACACCGGCGGTTTCATCCCCTCTCCGCATTGCCCCGTCGACCTGCTGCTGTCCTCGGCCACCGCCCGCGAGGAGTACCTCGCGACCTTCGCCCACCGCGGCATGGAACTGACCGGCCTGAACTGCAACGGCAACCCCCTCAACCCGCTGCCCGGGGTGGGCCCCAAGCACGCCGACGACCTGCGCCGCACCATCCGCCTCGCCGGGCTGCTCGGCATCAGGCACGTGGTGACCATGTCCGGCACCCCGGGCTCCGACCCGGACGCCAAGTACCCCTCCTGGGTCGTCAACCCCTGGGACGGCGTCTACATGGACGTCCTGGACTACCAGTGGGGCGTGGCCGTCGAGTTCTGGAAGGAGATCGACGCCCTCGCGCGGGAGAACGACGTCAGGGTCGCCATCGAGATGCACCCGCACAACGTCGTCTTCTCCCCGGTGACGTTGAAGCGCCTCGTCGACGAGGGCGGGCTCACCAACGTCGGCGCCGAGATGGACCCCTCCCATCTGATGTGGCAGGGCATGGACGTCATCGCCGCCATCAAGTGGCTGGGCCCGCTCGTCTTCCACGCCGCCGCCAAGGACGCCACCCTCTGCCCCGGCGCCGACATCCGCGGCGTACGGGACACGTCGTTCACCCGCGTACCGGCCGACGCGCCGGACAAGGTGCCCACGGGCTACGGCTTCTGGTGCAACGCGTGGCCCGAGAACCCGGCCTGGAAGTTCGTCGCCGTCGGCCTCGGCAACGACGTCCCCTTCTGGACCGAGTTCCTGCGCGCCCTCGCCGAGGTCGACCCGCAGATGGCCGTCAACATCGAGCACGAGGACGCCGCCTACTCCCGCACCGAGGGCCTCGCCCTCGCCGCCAAGAACCTCCACATCGCGGCGGCGGTACTCTGA